Proteins found in one Brevibacillus brevis genomic segment:
- a CDS encoding 3-hydroxybutyrate dehydrogenase has protein sequence MEKLLEQQVAVVTGAASGIGLEIARTFAEEGAKVVILDLNGESAEAAAAQLQKEGHEAISFGCNVTDEVQIQECIQQTVQIFGRLDILVNNAGLQFVSPIEEFPTAKFEQMLSIMLTAPFVAIKHAFPIMKQQGHGRIINMASINGLIGFAGKAAYNSAKHGVIGLTKVAALEGAAAGITVNAICPGYVDTPLVQNQLADLAKTRNVPLEKVMEEVIYPLVPQKRLLQVKEVANYAAFLASRKASGVTGQAVVIDGGYTAQ, from the coding sequence ATGGAGAAGTTGTTGGAGCAACAAGTTGCAGTAGTAACAGGGGCAGCAAGTGGTATTGGTCTGGAGATTGCCCGGACGTTTGCCGAGGAAGGGGCGAAGGTCGTCATACTGGACTTGAATGGGGAATCAGCGGAAGCAGCAGCAGCTCAATTGCAGAAGGAAGGTCACGAAGCCATCAGCTTTGGTTGTAATGTCACCGATGAGGTACAAATACAGGAGTGCATTCAGCAGACAGTCCAGATTTTTGGCAGACTCGATATTTTGGTGAATAACGCTGGATTGCAATTTGTCTCTCCAATAGAAGAGTTTCCGACTGCAAAATTTGAACAAATGCTCAGTATTATGCTGACAGCGCCTTTTGTGGCGATTAAACACGCGTTCCCCATTATGAAGCAACAAGGCCATGGCCGTATCATCAATATGGCTTCAATCAACGGCTTGATTGGCTTTGCAGGGAAGGCGGCTTACAATAGTGCCAAGCACGGAGTCATCGGGCTCACCAAAGTTGCAGCTCTTGAAGGAGCAGCGGCTGGTATTACGGTAAATGCCATTTGTCCGGGGTATGTCGATACGCCGTTGGTACAAAACCAATTAGCGGATTTGGCTAAGACAAGAAATGTGCCGTTGGAAAAGGTGATGGAAGAGGTCATCTACCCGCTGGTGCCGCAGAAGCGACTGCTTCAAGTAAAAGAAGTAGCGAACTATGCTGCCTTTTTAGCTAGCAGGAAAGCGTCAGGTGTCACGGGTCAGGCTGTCGTCATTGATGGCGGGTATACAGCGCAGTAA
- a CDS encoding response regulator transcription factor, producing the protein MLILAVEDEKALLQTIAGVLSDEGYQVDTADRGDDGLLLAERGIYDLLVLDIMMPGMDGLSLVRTLRAKGIMTPVLFLTAKDSVESRVEGLDAGADDYLVKPFAAEELTARVRALLRRQGKQNTEGELAYGPLSLKINEYDGFVDDEPMKLTTKEYELLKYFLQNREQILTRQQIFDRVWGIDSEANYGVVDLYVHYLRKKLGAYEGFIRTIRNVGYILKKEDK; encoded by the coding sequence ATGCTTATTCTTGCAGTGGAGGATGAAAAAGCGCTGCTTCAGACAATTGCAGGAGTCCTGAGTGATGAAGGATATCAGGTGGATACGGCAGACCGTGGAGATGATGGCTTATTATTGGCGGAACGCGGCATCTACGATTTGTTGGTCCTGGACATTATGATGCCAGGAATGGATGGTCTTTCATTGGTGAGAACGCTGCGTGCAAAAGGTATAATGACGCCGGTTTTATTTTTAACGGCAAAAGATAGCGTAGAGTCAAGAGTCGAGGGATTGGATGCCGGAGCAGATGATTATTTGGTCAAGCCTTTTGCAGCCGAAGAACTGACGGCGAGAGTGAGAGCTCTCTTGCGCCGACAAGGGAAACAGAACACAGAAGGCGAGCTGGCGTATGGTCCTCTGTCGCTGAAGATAAATGAATATGACGGCTTTGTTGATGATGAGCCGATGAAGCTCACCACGAAGGAGTACGAGCTACTTAAGTACTTCCTGCAAAATCGGGAGCAAATTTTGACGCGCCAACAAATTTTTGACCGCGTATGGGGAATTGATTCAGAAGCAAATTACGGAGTAGTCGATTTGTATGTCCATTACCTGCGCAAGAAGCTGGGTGCTTACGAAGGCTTCATCCGAACGATCCGTAATGTGGGCTACATTTTGAAAAAGGAAGACAAATGA
- a CDS encoding sensor histidine kinase, whose amino-acid sequence MMFRKTRIRLVTLNVVVVLLLLNGLGSAVYYTMKYRLYSQVDREMTKVSQRLAVDALPRLHRIEDDPFPYNRQERKKFNDLDRRYVLLVWDSFGRVIGTAFGDRLEPEEYAKFQHNGKADGIETETVNGQVYRVQTVTVPKKVVVGNRIQTAYQFQLIYNLAPEQNMLDSLLYVVVIGDIISIVIAIVAGWFLARRALIPIQVSWEKQQQFIADASHELRTPLTAIMVNLERLFRHPDHTIEQESEKIMIGMQEAKRLSRLVSDLLTLARSDSNELQIMNQTLRLDEVAIKCTQVFAQLAIAREIRLETDIQQPIEMVGDQERLHQLMVILLDNALKYTNEDGQIYVSCKKEGGRVSILVKDSGVGISKEDIPYLFDRFFRVDKMRSRATEGTGLGLSIAKWIVDAHHGKIQVSSEVGIGTSFLVTLPIKP is encoded by the coding sequence ATGATGTTTCGAAAAACGAGGATTCGGCTCGTCACGTTGAACGTAGTAGTGGTGCTTCTCTTGTTGAACGGGCTAGGGAGTGCAGTCTACTACACGATGAAGTACCGTCTCTATTCGCAGGTGGACAGAGAAATGACCAAAGTCAGTCAAAGGCTGGCAGTTGATGCTTTGCCTCGACTCCACCGAATTGAAGACGATCCTTTTCCATACAACCGTCAGGAGAGGAAAAAGTTTAACGATCTGGATCGCCGATATGTTTTGCTCGTTTGGGATAGCTTTGGTCGTGTCATCGGGACTGCATTTGGTGACAGGCTGGAGCCAGAGGAGTATGCAAAATTCCAGCATAACGGAAAAGCAGACGGTATTGAAACGGAAACAGTGAATGGACAAGTCTACCGCGTGCAGACAGTTACTGTTCCGAAAAAGGTTGTTGTAGGCAATCGTATACAGACCGCTTACCAGTTTCAACTGATTTACAATCTGGCACCTGAGCAAAACATGCTGGACAGCTTGCTGTACGTTGTTGTGATCGGCGACATTATCAGTATTGTCATTGCGATCGTGGCTGGGTGGTTTTTGGCGAGAAGGGCACTAATCCCGATCCAAGTCTCGTGGGAAAAACAGCAGCAGTTTATTGCTGATGCTTCCCATGAGCTGAGGACGCCGCTCACGGCCATCATGGTCAATCTGGAGAGGCTTTTCAGACACCCGGATCATACAATTGAGCAGGAAAGCGAAAAAATCATGATTGGGATGCAGGAGGCCAAGCGCTTGAGCAGGCTCGTGTCGGATTTGCTCACACTGGCTCGCAGTGATTCGAACGAGTTGCAGATCATGAATCAGACGTTGCGCTTAGACGAAGTAGCGATCAAATGCACCCAGGTTTTTGCGCAACTTGCCATCGCACGGGAAATTCGTCTCGAAACAGACATCCAGCAACCCATTGAGATGGTGGGGGACCAAGAACGTCTGCATCAGCTCATGGTCATCTTGCTGGATAATGCCTTGAAGTACACCAACGAAGATGGCCAGATTTATGTTTCTTGCAAAAAGGAAGGCGGCCGCGTTTCGATTCTCGTAAAAGACAGTGGGGTCGGGATTTCCAAAGAGGATATTCCGTATTTGTTCGATCGCTTCTTTCGAGTGGATAAAATGCGCTCTCGAGCGACAGAAGGAACCGGCTTGGGACTTTCCATTGCCAAATGGATCGTGGATGCGCACCACGGAAAAATTCAGGTCAGCAGTGAGGTAGGTATCGGAACGAGTTTTTTGGTTACACTTCCAATAAAGCCGTAA
- a CDS encoding HesB/YadR/YfhF family protein: MNMTITKAAVAWFREEWGCKEGDSIRFFVRYGGVSTVQDSFSMGIAKELPNEIGISTVEDGITFYMEKDELWYMNGRGLIVDYRPETDEVDFKLD, from the coding sequence ATGAACATGACGATCACTAAAGCAGCGGTAGCATGGTTTCGCGAAGAATGGGGATGCAAAGAAGGAGACAGCATTCGTTTTTTTGTCCGATACGGAGGCGTTAGTACGGTTCAGGATTCATTCTCGATGGGGATTGCCAAAGAGTTGCCGAATGAAATCGGCATTTCGACAGTAGAGGATGGCATCACTTTTTATATGGAAAAAGATGAGCTGTGGTATATGAATGGAAGAGGATTGATTGTTGATTATCGGCCGGAGACTGACGAAGTAGATTTTAAGCTGGATTGA
- a CDS encoding peptidyl-prolyl cis-trans isomerase, whose amino-acid sequence MKKRRTWLYLFVPIGFLGVIFLYAALMYQPLLFVFGDQFFRRDDWERIKPKYFQGVAYSADEEVRLLEQLSLEELILDIGKQMGVKTDERLIEEHLKQLGSTKAEREETLRQMNMTEEDSIQNIRRAMIGFEVKKIVTRDVVVTQEEVERFYREQIESFRIPELRTIYYVRAKNGDKLLLDKLKAASTERFQSLLKQYGEDPEGRAGLHELVAQSQMSENYNEMIAKAVFHSPVMRIVGPFESQQWTYWFFPAEVMPPRTQTLPEVSQKIQQIIYQEKESVVYRKWLESQKKSNNYLFLPENLQRNKFLAFWSDLRLLFNS is encoded by the coding sequence ATGAAAAAACGAAGAACATGGCTTTATTTATTTGTACCGATTGGTTTCCTGGGAGTCATTTTTCTGTATGCGGCTTTGATGTACCAGCCCCTTCTTTTTGTTTTCGGCGATCAATTTTTCCGCAGAGACGATTGGGAAAGAATAAAGCCCAAGTATTTCCAAGGGGTAGCGTACTCAGCGGACGAGGAGGTAAGGCTGCTGGAACAACTGAGCTTGGAAGAATTGATCCTTGATATTGGAAAACAGATGGGGGTGAAGACGGATGAGCGTCTGATTGAAGAACATTTAAAACAATTGGGCAGCACGAAAGCGGAGCGTGAAGAAACGTTGCGCCAGATGAACATGACGGAAGAGGACAGCATTCAAAACATAAGACGGGCGATGATTGGTTTTGAAGTGAAAAAGATCGTGACTCGGGATGTTGTGGTGACACAAGAAGAAGTAGAGAGATTTTACCGGGAACAAATCGAGTCTTTTCGCATTCCCGAACTGCGCACCATTTATTATGTACGGGCTAAAAATGGCGACAAGCTCTTGTTGGACAAGCTGAAAGCCGCATCAACGGAACGTTTTCAGTCCCTGCTGAAGCAATATGGCGAAGATCCCGAGGGGCGTGCCGGATTGCATGAACTGGTCGCTCAGTCCCAAATGTCCGAGAATTATAACGAGATGATTGCGAAGGCCGTGTTTCACTCTCCCGTAATGCGGATTGTTGGCCCTTTTGAGAGCCAGCAGTGGACCTATTGGTTTTTCCCTGCTGAAGTCATGCCACCAAGAACACAAACCCTCCCGGAAGTAAGCCAAAAGATACAGCAAATCATTTATCAAGAGAAAGAATCCGTGGTATACCGCAAGTGGCTCGAGTCACAGAAGAAATCTAACAATTACCTGTTTTTGCCTGAGAATTTGCAAAGGAATAAATTTTTGGCGTTTTGGAGTGACTTACGCCTTCTTTTCAATTCGTAA
- a CDS encoding N-acetylmuramoyl-L-alanine amidase family protein — protein MKVGKMLLTALICCSLTGMAAPAFAENEIADEPMWDSAPAPKNYSPEKKKAAEEMVINQKSFTLAANPIIVIDPGHGGDDPGALGNGLKEKDLTLDIGLRSKNYIVANYPATVYMTRSSDTTVALSTRASYANSKNANFFVSMHINAASLSSANGVETYNYPGSTTSLRLATETYNQLRNSFANDRGVKAAEFYVLKYTNMPASLGETGFITNASDASQLAQSSFRQTLATQYATGMHRYWWGF, from the coding sequence ATGAAAGTAGGAAAAATGTTGTTGACTGCACTCATTTGCTGTAGCTTGACGGGGATGGCCGCTCCCGCATTTGCGGAGAATGAAATTGCCGACGAGCCTATGTGGGATAGCGCACCCGCACCCAAAAATTACAGCCCGGAAAAGAAGAAAGCAGCCGAAGAGATGGTTATTAATCAAAAATCGTTCACTCTTGCAGCGAATCCAATCATCGTGATCGACCCTGGACACGGTGGAGATGATCCAGGAGCATTGGGCAACGGTTTGAAAGAAAAAGACCTGACTTTGGACATAGGCCTTCGATCCAAAAATTACATCGTTGCCAACTATCCGGCTACGGTTTACATGACGCGAAGCTCTGATACAACGGTAGCTCTGTCTACCCGAGCCTCTTATGCCAATTCCAAAAATGCCAATTTTTTTGTCTCCATGCATATCAATGCCGCATCCCTTTCCTCGGCCAATGGAGTAGAAACTTACAATTACCCCGGATCAACAACCAGCTTGCGATTGGCAACGGAAACGTACAACCAATTAAGAAATTCGTTTGCAAATGACAGGGGAGTCAAAGCAGCAGAGTTTTACGTATTAAAATACACAAACATGCCGGCATCTTTAGGAGAGACCGGATTTATTACGAATGCGAGTGACGCATCCCAACTTGCGCAAAGTTCCTTCCGTCAAACGCTTGCCACCCAATACGCTACCGGGATGCACCGTTACTGGTGGGGATTCTAA
- the menC gene encoding o-succinylbenzoate synthase, translating to MKIERVDLQRIKIPLNSPFETSMGVETHKECILVRAYSGAHVGFGESVAMDVPVYNEEDVDTVWYMLEKYLIPQLFSREIEHPDDVSRLFSWMRRNHMAKSALEGAVWDLYAKMNGLSLSQALGGTRTTIDVGVSIGIEPTIEKLLQRVEGFIRDGYKKIKVKIKPGFDVEPMRAIRNTFGPDVPLMADANSAYTLADMEMLKALDGFGLIMIEQPLAHDDIIDHATLQRELKTPICLDESIHTVEDARKALELGSCRIINIKIGRVGGLTDAKKIHDLCATRGVPVWCGGMLEAGIGRAHNIAMASLSNFTIAGDTSPSHRYFAEDIVTPVIDFAAPGMLAVPTTPGIGFDINESAIRNALIEHKSYYANRESTTTVIPTW from the coding sequence ATGAAAATCGAACGCGTGGACCTGCAACGAATCAAAATTCCGTTGAATTCCCCTTTTGAAACGAGCATGGGAGTTGAAACCCACAAGGAATGCATTCTCGTGCGTGCATACAGCGGTGCTCATGTCGGCTTCGGCGAAAGCGTCGCGATGGACGTCCCCGTCTATAACGAGGAAGATGTCGATACGGTCTGGTACATGCTCGAAAAGTATTTGATCCCGCAGCTGTTTTCACGGGAGATCGAGCATCCTGATGACGTATCCCGCCTCTTCTCCTGGATGCGCCGCAACCACATGGCCAAATCCGCTTTGGAAGGTGCCGTCTGGGACTTGTACGCCAAAATGAACGGCCTCTCCCTCTCCCAAGCATTGGGCGGAACTCGCACGACGATTGACGTCGGTGTGAGTATCGGAATTGAACCGACCATCGAAAAACTGCTGCAACGGGTAGAGGGCTTCATCCGTGACGGTTACAAAAAGATCAAAGTGAAAATCAAGCCGGGCTTTGATGTCGAGCCAATGCGTGCGATCCGCAACACATTTGGACCAGACGTTCCACTGATGGCGGACGCAAACTCTGCGTATACGCTGGCAGACATGGAGATGCTGAAGGCTTTAGATGGCTTTGGTTTGATCATGATTGAACAGCCGTTGGCTCATGATGACATCATCGACCATGCCACCTTGCAAAGAGAGCTGAAAACACCGATCTGCCTCGACGAAAGTATCCATACGGTGGAAGATGCCCGCAAAGCACTCGAGCTCGGCAGTTGCCGGATTATCAACATCAAGATCGGTCGCGTAGGTGGTCTGACCGACGCCAAGAAGATTCATGACCTGTGTGCGACACGCGGCGTACCTGTATGGTGCGGAGGAATGCTGGAGGCAGGAATTGGACGCGCGCACAACATCGCGATGGCCTCGCTTAGCAACTTCACGATTGCCGGCGATACATCCCCTTCCCATCGCTACTTTGCGGAAGATATCGTGACACCTGTCATCGATTTTGCAGCACCTGGTATGCTGGCTGTACCGACAACCCCAGGGATCGGTTTTGACATCAATGAGTCTGCCATTCGCAATGCCCTGATCGAGCATAAGAGCTACTATGCAAATCGAGAATCTACTACGACTGTCATTCCTACCTGGTAG
- a CDS encoding M20 peptidase aminoacylase family protein → MRTTIKQLQPAIFSLYEHLHQHPEISWEEIQTTSFIADFLKKHNCRVTTFDDVTGVVGEWGDLTPGKFTVGVRADMDALWQEVNGVFTANHSCGHDAHMTMALGVLMVLQAMDVQLPGRLKLIFQPAEESGNGALAMVNKKVVDDIDFLYGVHLRPIQEIPCGTAASAILHGAAGTVFGQIKGADAHGARPHLGVNAIEVAAAIVEQLKGIHLDPLVPYSVKMTQLSAGSKSSNIIPGSAQFHLDLRAQTNEVIHALFARVEHILQHVSRLYEVELSYEITERVYAAEVNEEARLIMADAITQTLGTEKLEPPIQTPGAEDFHYYTKERPQLRATMLGLGCGLTPGLHHPQMTFEKEALLDGIEILARTVLKTFERQSI, encoded by the coding sequence ATGCGCACAACGATCAAACAATTGCAGCCCGCCATTTTTTCTCTATACGAGCATTTACACCAGCATCCAGAGATCAGCTGGGAGGAAATCCAAACCACCTCGTTTATCGCTGACTTCTTGAAAAAACACAATTGCCGCGTCACTACCTTTGACGACGTGACGGGTGTTGTTGGCGAATGGGGCGATCTGACGCCAGGAAAATTCACTGTAGGCGTACGGGCAGACATGGACGCACTCTGGCAAGAAGTAAACGGCGTCTTTACTGCGAACCATTCCTGCGGACACGATGCGCATATGACCATGGCATTAGGCGTCCTGATGGTGCTGCAAGCAATGGACGTCCAGCTCCCTGGGCGCCTGAAGCTCATTTTCCAACCAGCAGAAGAAAGCGGAAATGGCGCACTCGCGATGGTGAACAAGAAAGTAGTGGACGATATTGATTTTCTGTACGGCGTCCACCTTCGTCCCATCCAGGAAATCCCGTGCGGCACAGCTGCTTCTGCTATCCTGCACGGGGCGGCGGGTACAGTATTCGGGCAAATCAAGGGTGCCGATGCTCATGGTGCACGACCTCACCTCGGAGTCAACGCTATCGAGGTAGCCGCTGCGATTGTCGAGCAGTTAAAAGGCATTCATCTCGACCCGCTCGTCCCTTATTCTGTCAAAATGACGCAGCTTTCTGCCGGTAGCAAAAGCAGCAATATCATTCCGGGCTCGGCACAGTTCCACTTGGACCTGCGTGCACAGACGAATGAAGTCATTCACGCCCTCTTTGCCCGTGTCGAGCACATTTTGCAGCACGTTTCCCGTCTCTATGAAGTTGAGCTGTCTTACGAGATCACCGAACGCGTCTATGCGGCGGAAGTGAACGAAGAAGCGAGACTGATCATGGCCGATGCCATTACCCAAACCTTGGGGACAGAGAAGCTCGAACCGCCGATCCAGACACCAGGCGCGGAAGACTTCCACTATTACACAAAAGAACGTCCACAGCTTCGCGCGACCATGCTTGGTTTAGGCTGTGGCCTGACACCAGGACTTCATCATCCGCAGATGACTTTTGAAAAAGAAGCACTGCTAGACGGCATCGAGATTTTGGCAAGAACGGTACTGAAAACGTTTGAGCGACAATCCATATGA
- a CDS encoding YfcC family protein yields the protein MSTHPLKPAKKRFSVPHTYAILFIIIILAALASYVLPAGEFDRVKDAASGKTIVVNGSYHPVESDPVSFFDMFKAIPEGMQKGAQIIFYIFIVSGVFGIIRQTGAIEAGINKGVRHLEGREKLLIPASMFLFSIGGFTMGMAEESIIFVPIGIALARAMGFDAVTGTAMITMGAAAGFMGGMINPFTVGVAQSLAQLPLFSGLTFRAVVYVFVLAFAIWYVMRYAYRVKADPTKSVLYGVENHASQEQAAVDIPDLNARHKLVFLVMVCGLAFNVYGVFKYEWFLTELTASFLIMGLVAGLVGGLSVNTLFDSFVAGARAVTFGALIVGFARAITVVLEDGKIIDTMINSLTSAIGHLPDAVNVLAMFVIQAFLNLFISSGSGQAATTMPIMVPIADLLGIQRQIAVLAFQYGDAVTNSIIPTSSALMGYLAVAGIPYEKWVKFIWKLLAGWAIIASIALIVAVTIGVS from the coding sequence ATGTCTACACATCCATTGAAACCTGCAAAGAAACGTTTTTCTGTGCCGCATACCTATGCCATCCTCTTTATCATCATCATTTTGGCAGCCCTGGCTTCCTACGTGCTCCCGGCTGGTGAGTTCGATCGCGTCAAGGACGCTGCCTCAGGCAAAACCATCGTCGTCAACGGCAGCTACCATCCTGTAGAAAGTGATCCGGTCTCGTTCTTTGACATGTTCAAAGCGATTCCAGAAGGGATGCAAAAAGGAGCGCAAATCATTTTCTACATCTTTATTGTAAGCGGTGTATTCGGAATCATCCGCCAGACCGGAGCGATTGAGGCCGGGATCAATAAAGGTGTCCGACACTTGGAGGGTCGGGAAAAGCTGCTCATTCCTGCTTCCATGTTCCTCTTCTCCATCGGTGGCTTCACGATGGGAATGGCAGAAGAAAGCATCATCTTCGTTCCAATCGGTATCGCGCTGGCTCGTGCGATGGGCTTTGATGCCGTAACAGGGACAGCCATGATCACCATGGGAGCTGCAGCCGGCTTCATGGGCGGGATGATCAATCCATTTACGGTTGGGGTGGCGCAGTCGCTCGCGCAATTGCCGCTCTTCTCTGGTCTTACCTTCCGCGCTGTTGTGTATGTCTTCGTGCTCGCTTTTGCCATCTGGTACGTCATGCGTTATGCGTATCGTGTCAAAGCTGACCCGACCAAGAGCGTGCTATATGGCGTAGAGAATCACGCTAGTCAAGAACAGGCAGCAGTAGACATCCCCGATTTGAATGCGCGTCACAAGCTCGTGTTCCTGGTAATGGTCTGTGGCCTCGCCTTCAACGTATACGGTGTATTCAAGTACGAATGGTTCCTGACAGAGCTTACCGCTTCCTTCCTGATCATGGGCCTGGTTGCTGGTCTCGTCGGAGGTTTGTCGGTCAATACGCTGTTTGATTCCTTCGTTGCTGGTGCGAGAGCCGTTACGTTTGGCGCGCTGATCGTAGGTTTTGCCCGCGCGATCACGGTCGTCCTGGAAGACGGAAAAATTATCGATACGATGATTAACAGTCTGACTTCAGCGATTGGTCATTTGCCAGATGCCGTTAACGTCCTGGCCATGTTTGTGATTCAAGCCTTTCTCAATCTCTTTATCTCTTCCGGTAGTGGACAGGCAGCGACAACCATGCCGATCATGGTGCCGATTGCGGATCTGCTCGGCATCCAACGTCAGATAGCGGTTCTTGCCTTCCAATACGGCGATGCGGTAACCAACTCCATTATCCCGACTTCTTCTGCGTTGATGGGTTATCTGGCTGTTGCAGGCATTCCGTATGAGAAATGGGTCAAATTCATTTGGAAGCTGCTAGCTGGTTGGGCCATTATCGCTTCGATCGCGCTCATTGTAGCAGTGACAATCGGCGTTTCGTAA
- a CDS encoding sigma 54-interacting transcriptional regulator, which produces MDHTIVLIAKGTDTLEFLLKELRAYFEPYCKVIGYASHEHIPDLSGVDHVFITTKSPELYTVARQAVADSVPITVLNRFFELRKMKALMQIPPGTTVPVMNNSPVSAQEVIQNLLEANVDHLNYVPFHPGCTFDDLEFQYAIIMSVPDVPLPPHVEVIDLGFRKISIHDLIDTGRKVGVPSEWEREYLSAFIVEMSELAKMLGTSYAEVQKLNSQLQSTFQAVKDPVTACNEQGLITFINDVAVELFCPQASSIVGQPYTVLKEHSLLQPFFEQEDLEDALVTIDHKQFIVSSQSIRRRHEHLGFVCTLKDVTEIQRLRTTLTLRGHTATYSFSDIKGQSQPLLQAIELGKKMAKNNQTILLTGENGTGKELFAHAIHQHSLRKNGPFVAINCASLPENLLESELFGYEDGAFTGARKGGKPGLFEQADGGTIFLDEVGDISGAIQVKLLRVLQEKQVIRVGGTGILSVDCRIIAATNRNLEDAVSQGSFREDLFYRLAVLPIQIPALRERISDIPLLIDEHLEQQGIRKTWSPEVMELFNRHDWRGNIRELKNVVDYAITVSEHPVIGIQDLPKRLTDSLFQKQQTASIPKLDDNRDLDILYCLHHYYVSNKPVGRYQLAHSPELQSVGWTESALRHKLKLLEQQGLVRSGTTRQGTSITPAGIELLRKHGRI; this is translated from the coding sequence ATGGACCACACCATTGTCTTGATTGCAAAAGGAACGGACACTCTCGAATTTTTGTTAAAAGAACTGCGGGCTTATTTCGAGCCGTATTGCAAAGTCATCGGCTATGCCAGCCATGAGCACATTCCCGATTTGAGCGGAGTCGATCATGTCTTTATCACAACCAAATCCCCAGAGCTATACACCGTTGCCCGTCAAGCTGTTGCTGACTCCGTACCCATCACGGTTTTAAATCGTTTTTTCGAGCTGCGCAAAATGAAAGCGCTGATGCAGATTCCTCCGGGGACGACCGTCCCTGTCATGAACAATTCGCCAGTTTCCGCACAGGAGGTCATCCAAAACCTATTGGAGGCGAACGTCGATCATTTGAATTACGTCCCCTTTCACCCTGGCTGCACATTTGATGATCTCGAATTTCAATACGCCATCATTATGAGCGTTCCTGACGTACCTCTTCCTCCTCACGTAGAGGTAATTGATCTCGGTTTTCGCAAAATCAGTATTCATGACCTGATTGATACCGGTCGTAAAGTGGGCGTGCCCAGTGAATGGGAGCGCGAGTACTTGTCTGCCTTCATCGTAGAAATGTCTGAGCTCGCGAAAATGCTCGGCACCTCCTACGCAGAGGTACAGAAGCTCAATAGCCAGCTGCAATCTACCTTTCAGGCAGTCAAAGACCCCGTGACCGCTTGCAACGAACAAGGTCTGATTACGTTTATTAACGACGTCGCCGTTGAGTTGTTTTGTCCACAGGCATCCTCAATTGTTGGACAACCGTACACGGTGTTGAAGGAGCACAGCTTGCTGCAGCCCTTTTTTGAGCAGGAAGATCTGGAGGACGCTCTCGTAACCATTGATCACAAGCAATTTATCGTCAGCAGTCAAAGTATACGCCGCAGGCATGAGCATTTAGGCTTCGTTTGTACACTAAAAGACGTGACCGAAATCCAACGGTTGCGAACCACGCTCACCTTGCGCGGCCATACAGCCACCTATTCCTTTTCCGATATCAAAGGACAAAGCCAACCACTGCTCCAAGCCATCGAGCTCGGCAAAAAAATGGCAAAAAACAATCAAACGATCCTGCTGACAGGTGAAAACGGAACGGGAAAAGAGCTGTTCGCCCATGCCATTCATCAGCACTCGCTACGCAAAAACGGCCCCTTTGTCGCAATCAACTGTGCCTCCTTGCCGGAAAACCTGCTGGAGAGCGAGCTGTTCGGCTACGAAGACGGTGCCTTTACAGGAGCACGAAAAGGCGGAAAGCCCGGCCTGTTTGAACAAGCAGACGGCGGGACGATTTTTCTCGATGAGGTCGGGGACATCTCTGGAGCCATTCAGGTCAAGCTACTTCGCGTGCTGCAAGAAAAGCAGGTCATCCGCGTGGGCGGTACAGGCATTCTCTCTGTGGATTGCCGCATCATCGCAGCTACCAATCGCAATTTGGAAGACGCTGTTTCCCAAGGAAGCTTTCGTGAGGACCTGTTCTATCGTCTAGCTGTCCTGCCGATCCAAATTCCCGCTTTGCGTGAGCGAATCAGCGATATTCCCCTTCTCATCGATGAGCATCTGGAGCAGCAAGGCATTCGCAAAACATGGTCGCCAGAAGTGATGGAGCTATTCAATCGCCATGATTGGCGGGGGAACATTCGCGAACTGAAAAATGTCGTCGACTATGCCATTACAGTCAGCGAGCATCCTGTCATCGGCATTCAGGACCTCCCCAAACGATTGACGGATAGCCTGTTTCAAAAGCAGCAAACAGCTTCTATCCCTAAATTGGACGACAACCGCGACCTGGATATTTTGTATTGCTTGCATCATTATTACGTATCCAACAAACCAGTCGGTCGTTATCAATTGGCGCACTCCCCTGAGCTACAATCCGTAGGCTGGACGGAGAGCGCACTACGACACAAGCTAAAACTGCTAGAGCAGCAAGGTTTGGTGCGTTCAGGCACAACCCGACAAGGAACCTCCATCACCCCCGCGGGTATTGAATTGTTGCGAAAACACGGGCGGATTTAA